In Candidatus Hamiltonella defensa 5AT (Acyrthosiphon pisum), one genomic interval encodes:
- a CDS encoding C80 family cysteine peptidase: MIPIIALSQNPIVNPVNLTPEFSISSILPTQRITKESTRKRKLEKTDLSDMNQKIPKVTEKGQMPSFFIDITEPKSYGLEKSEYGNNTVYHQSRSTNNPNYPITALNYNNNMLSSYMQKTINDSSKTLEERKKEIYKKVIGENLYGNIKLNLQGLSSFKMPGSTVKKLFYVNGKLIADIINRKNDSGHVIKRVIEPMSGSAIYSNWIRLLGFKGKIIINDTNPFVILTQKAIINYPDEVLKNIEVIKNDILNIAQKHGLNFNSELFIESNSSNINQTIKKIFRENIIYYFEESLIMLTSSVSDNGRLILDIPQDPILAKHFNAYAAALYYIAQNSFHFKDDSSIDVKLNTPDTYVFNLPISIFVEQKNKTRIFPSIINHQKIKFINHIHKNTKKDTEFFNEDGWALLKRKNIGAGDLIILSDYLNNKYTNENEFYQKIKDDVIPAIKRGAQVLVINKFQKEIETFLKRQGFQVEKNENKGNPTLLALSANIDTTQTQTQTQTQTQTQTQTQTQTQTQTQTQTQTQTQTQTQTQTQTQTQTHKLQSTYIDFLSDLYITQPGLSEPNRMIKNTETRFAGQIIVELEEDRVVSEAAKRLAGKHAEKSLIIQLKKDGEYEVVKGNPYLLRGDLRWQVVGHSREGANEGYPGTFGGASAEQLSNQLIALHAQLKKQFRINPRPKYISLVGCSLAAAGVEDKSYARHFGKALKHQAGWQIDIGARRLPVTVNAEGRKLSVVNEAASEEMPDKVVLSWTPEGELVVQKTRFSDRASGVLAPETLSSWEPPLDSLVEPRSAVASLQTGLGDVPPALDRSSDAGEISLSRKALHQMGAMVEGQPFSPEHFTKENGVQKLRFDAQRLAFYLHHADGGELSTQQAVRFLKQQLDVKSPPSLLEGDDKASTMVALEQLNRINEHVQRGAPAPMTSSLDIPPALWGSLKSVLAPAGGGVSID, encoded by the coding sequence ATGATACCAATCATAGCCCTCAGTCAGAACCCGATTGTTAACCCCGTCAATCTCACTCCTGAATTCTCTATTTCATCAATCCTTCCAACACAAAGAATAACCAAAGAAAGCACGAGAAAAAGAAAGTTAGAAAAAACAGATCTATCAGATATGAATCAAAAAATACCGAAAGTCACAGAAAAAGGACAAATGCCATCATTTTTTATTGATATAACAGAACCAAAATCATATGGTTTAGAAAAATCTGAATATGGAAATAACACTGTATATCATCAATCAAGAAGTACGAATAATCCAAATTATCCTATCACAGCCTTAAATTACAACAATAATATGCTTTCGAGCTACATGCAAAAAACAATCAATGATTCCAGCAAAACGCTTGAAGAAAGAAAAAAAGAAATATACAAAAAAGTAATAGGGGAAAACCTATATGGTAATATCAAGCTTAATTTACAAGGCCTGTCCTCTTTTAAAATGCCAGGTAGCACTGTAAAAAAACTATTTTATGTGAATGGTAAATTGATTGCAGATATCATTAATCGTAAAAATGATAGTGGTCACGTTATCAAGCGCGTAATAGAACCTATGTCTGGATCAGCGATCTATTCTAATTGGATAAGATTATTAGGATTTAAAGGAAAAATCATAATAAATGATACTAATCCTTTTGTGATCTTAACTCAAAAAGCGATTATTAATTATCCCGATGAGGTATTGAAAAATATTGAAGTTATTAAAAACGATATATTAAATATAGCCCAAAAACATGGATTAAACTTTAATAGCGAATTATTTATTGAATCAAATTCTTCAAACATAAACCAAACTATAAAAAAAATTTTTCGTGAGAATATAATATATTACTTTGAAGAAAGTTTAATTATGTTAACTTCTTCCGTAAGCGATAATGGCAGACTGATTTTGGATATACCTCAGGATCCAATTCTAGCCAAACATTTCAATGCCTATGCAGCGGCATTATATTATATTGCACAAAACTCATTTCATTTTAAAGATGATTCCAGCATTGATGTAAAGCTTAATACACCAGATACATATGTGTTTAATCTTCCGATTTCAATTTTTGTTGAACAAAAAAATAAAACACGCATATTTCCATCGATAATTAATCATCAAAAAATAAAGTTTATTAATCACATTCATAAAAATACAAAAAAAGACACAGAATTTTTTAATGAAGATGGCTGGGCGTTATTAAAAAGAAAGAATATCGGTGCTGGTGATTTAATCATATTAAGCGATTATCTCAATAACAAATATACAAATGAAAATGAATTTTATCAAAAAATTAAAGATGATGTAATACCGGCTATTAAAAGAGGTGCTCAAGTACTCGTAATCAATAAATTTCAAAAAGAAATAGAGACTTTTTTAAAACGCCAAGGGTTTCAGGTTGAGAAAAATGAAAATAAAGGTAATCCTACCTTATTAGCATTAAGTGCCAATATTGATACAACTCAAACTCAAACTCAAACTCAAACTCAAACTCAAACTCAAACTCAAACCCAAACCCAAACCCAAACCCAAACCCAAACCCAAACCCAAACCCAAACCCAAACCCAAACCCAAACCCAAACCCAAACCCAAACCCAAACCCATAAATTGCAATCTACCTACATCGATTTTTTATCCGATTTATACATTACCCAGCCTGGATTATCCGAGCCAAACAGAATGATTAAAAATACTGAGACCCGTTTTGCAGGACAAATCATTGTGGAGCTTGAAGAGGACAGGGTGGTGAGCGAAGCGGCGAAAAGACTGGCAGGCAAACATGCCGAAAAAAGCCTCATCATCCAGTTGAAGAAGGACGGGGAATATGAGGTGGTGAAAGGTAACCCGTATCTGCTTCGTGGCGATTTACGCTGGCAAGTGGTGGGGCATAGTCGTGAGGGAGCAAATGAGGGGTATCCCGGCACCTTTGGAGGTGCCAGCGCCGAACAACTGTCGAATCAACTCATCGCGTTGCATGCACAACTCAAAAAGCAGTTTCGTATCAATCCCCGACCCAAATACATCAGCCTGGTGGGGTGTTCATTGGCGGCAGCCGGCGTGGAAGACAAGAGCTATGCCCGGCATTTTGGGAAAGCCCTCAAGCATCAGGCAGGATGGCAGATAGATATTGGCGCTCGTCGGCTCCCTGTGACGGTGAATGCCGAGGGTAGAAAACTCTCGGTGGTCAATGAAGCGGCCAGTGAGGAGATGCCGGATAAAGTGGTGCTCAGCTGGACGCCAGAAGGCGAATTAGTCGTACAGAAAACCCGTTTTTCTGACAGGGCCTCTGGGGTGTTGGCCCCGGAGACGCTGTCGAGTTGGGAGCCGCCCCTGGACTCTCTGGTGGAACCGAGGTCTGCCGTGGCGTCATTACAAACGGGATTAGGGGATGTGCCCCCGGCGTTGGACCGGTCATCGGACGCAGGGGAGATTTCCCTGAGCAGAAAGGCATTACATCAGATGGGGGCCATGGTCGAGGGCCAGCCCTTCTCTCCCGAGCATTTTACAAAAGAAAATGGGGTGCAAAAACTGCGGTTTGATGCGCAACGTCTGGCGTTTTATTTGCATCATGCGGATGGCGGTGAGCTGAGCACCCAACAGGCCGTGCGTTTTTTGAAACAACAGCTGGACGTCAAAAGCCCGCCCTCTCTGCTAGAGGGGGACGATAAGGCGTCGACCATGGTGGCTTTAGAGCAACTCAACCGGATTAATGAACATGTCCAACGAGGGGCGCCGGCGCCGATGACATCGAGCCTCGACATCCCGCCGGCGCTTTGGGGGTCGTTGAAAAGCGTGCTGGCTCCCGCCGGGGGGGGCGTCTCAATCGATTGA
- a CDS encoding BON domain-containing protein, with protein sequence MKLIKTLTLLLSVILLTFAVSSCVPTKKSEGTGGYLDDTVITTKVKAALLAEKNLQSTEINVETFKGKVQLSGFVSSPQAIQQAIKVTRGVSGVKSVSNKMQVK encoded by the coding sequence ATGAAACTGATTAAAACTTTAACTTTGTTATTGAGTGTTATTTTATTAACTTTTGCAGTTTCTTCTTGTGTGCCTACTAAAAAATCAGAAGGAACGGGGGGATATTTGGACGACACTGTGATTACCACCAAAGTCAAAGCGGCTTTGTTAGCAGAAAAAAATTTGCAATCAACGGAAATTAATGTCGAAACTTTTAAAGGTAAAGTGCAATTAAGTGGTTTTGTTAGCAGTCCTCAAGCAATTCAACAGGCAATAAAGGTGACTCGTGGTGTTTCAGGCGTCAAGTCAGTTTCCAATAAAATGCAAGTGAAATAA
- the rnm gene encoding RNase RNM: protein MIEKKTSIIYDLHSHTSASDGLLTPMQLVHRAVTMGVHILAITDHDTTSGLMAAKKTIQEQQLPIQLIDGVEISTLWRKYEIHIVGLGIDINHPVIKAFLDKQSERRYERAQKISAALEEIKIPNVWKGVQDLAGKGLVTRAHFARYLLNLGKGSNIKQIFKKYLVEGKPGYVLPEWGSIKEAIEIIKKAEGYAVLAHPARYGFSNRLLKVLLAYFADQGGDAMEVAQCQQATHERTLLAQYANEYHLLASQGSDFHHPCSWIELGRHLWLPAGSEPIWDHWNITVSQPSKMI from the coding sequence ATGATAGAAAAAAAGACAAGTATCATTTATGATCTTCATAGCCATACCAGTGCATCTGATGGTTTATTAACACCCATGCAATTAGTGCATCGAGCCGTTACAATGGGGGTTCATATTCTGGCTATCACGGATCATGATACGACTTCAGGTTTAATGGCAGCAAAAAAAACCATCCAGGAACAGCAACTCCCAATTCAATTAATTGATGGTGTGGAAATTTCTACTTTATGGAGAAAATATGAAATACATATTGTGGGGCTGGGTATTGATATAAATCATCCTGTTATAAAAGCATTTTTAGACAAGCAATCAGAACGGCGTTATGAAAGAGCTCAAAAGATCAGTGCAGCGCTCGAAGAAATAAAGATCCCCAATGTTTGGAAAGGAGTTCAGGATTTAGCAGGCAAAGGGCTGGTGACTCGAGCCCATTTTGCTCGCTATTTACTGAATTTAGGTAAAGGCTCTAATATCAAGCAAATTTTTAAAAAATATTTGGTAGAAGGCAAACCAGGCTATGTCTTGCCTGAATGGGGCAGCATAAAAGAAGCGATAGAAATCATTAAAAAAGCAGAAGGATATGCTGTTTTAGCGCATCCTGCGCGTTATGGTTTTTCAAATCGATTATTAAAAGTGCTTCTGGCATATTTTGCGGATCAAGGCGGGGATGCCATGGAAGTCGCACAATGTCAGCAGGCAACGCATGAACGTACATTATTAGCGCAATATGCCAACGAATATCATTTATTAGCCTCTCAGGGATCAGATTTCCATCACCCCTGCTCCTGGATAGAATTAGGCCGTCATTTATGGTTGCCTGCAGGATCTGAGCCGATATGGGATCACTGGAATATCACAGTAAGTCAACCTTCAAAGATGATATAG
- a CDS encoding L-threonylcarbamoyladenylate synthase, whose product MSQFFHLHPKNPQIRLINQSIDLLKKGSVMVYPTDSGYALGCLLEKKSAQERICQIRERTSDHHFTLVCRDLSEIALYAYLDNSAFRLIKNNTPGRYTFILKATKEVPRRLMNEKRKTIGLRVPSNDIALALLDALNEPLMSTTLILPGDDFAQFDPEQIKQKLGKKVDLIIDGGCIAEQPTTIIDLTDGNPVLVRSGGGDTSPFL is encoded by the coding sequence ATGAGTCAATTTTTTCACCTTCATCCTAAAAATCCTCAAATACGCTTAATCAATCAAAGTATTGATCTTCTCAAAAAAGGAAGTGTGATGGTTTATCCCACGGATTCTGGCTACGCTTTAGGCTGTCTCTTAGAAAAGAAATCCGCGCAGGAGCGTATTTGTCAAATTCGGGAAAGAACAAGCGATCATCACTTTACCCTGGTTTGCCGTGATTTATCTGAGATTGCGCTTTATGCTTACCTTGATAACAGTGCTTTTAGATTAATTAAAAACAACACGCCTGGGCGCTATACCTTTATATTAAAAGCAACGAAAGAAGTCCCCCGTCGTTTAATGAATGAAAAACGGAAAACCATTGGTTTAAGAGTGCCTTCTAATGATATTGCCTTAGCATTGCTAGATGCATTAAACGAACCGTTGATGTCAACGACGCTTATTTTACCTGGCGATGATTTTGCACAATTTGATCCAGAACAGATCAAACAAAAGTTAGGAAAAAAAGTCGATCTCATTATTGATGGAGGTTGTATCGCTGAGCAACCGACTACGATCATCGATCTTACAGATGGCAATCCGGTATTAGTTCGATCAGGAGGAGGGGATACAAGCCCTTTTTTATAA
- the rluB gene encoding 23S rRNA pseudouridine(2605) synthase RluB yields the protein MSEKLQKILARSGYGSRREIEEKIQRGLVSVNGKISTLGDRVSVMPSTQIRLDGRILPITEPQKIPCRVLAYYKIEGEICTRKDPKGRPTVFDRLPKLHHSRWIGIGRLDINTSGLLLFTTDGELAHRLMHPSQEIEREYASRIFGQVNEPSIKQLTQGIQLEDGMAAFRRVTFGGGEGLNHWYNVILTEGRNREVRRLWEAIGVQVSRLIRIRYGDIKLPKGLPRGGWKEMDISTIHYLRELVGLKKDITNTLLIEKKEQRFFKPRQIRRAVKRHVMSSTRSFKKKN from the coding sequence ATGAGTGAAAAACTGCAAAAAATTTTAGCGCGGAGTGGATATGGCTCACGACGAGAAATCGAAGAAAAAATCCAACGAGGGCTTGTGAGTGTGAATGGTAAAATATCCACACTCGGTGATCGCGTTTCTGTTATGCCTTCCACCCAAATTCGCCTGGATGGGCGAATACTTCCTATTACAGAACCACAAAAAATACCCTGTCGTGTTTTAGCTTATTATAAAATTGAGGGTGAGATTTGCACAAGAAAAGATCCCAAAGGCCGGCCGACTGTTTTCGATCGTCTTCCCAAATTACATCATTCACGTTGGATAGGAATTGGGCGGTTAGATATCAATACGTCTGGTTTACTGTTATTCACTACGGATGGAGAGTTAGCGCATCGTTTGATGCATCCTAGCCAAGAAATAGAGCGTGAATATGCCTCACGCATTTTTGGACAGGTCAATGAGCCAAGCATCAAACAGCTCACCCAAGGCATTCAACTAGAAGATGGTATGGCTGCTTTTCGTCGCGTCACCTTTGGAGGAGGTGAAGGGTTGAATCATTGGTACAACGTCATTCTGACTGAAGGCCGAAATCGTGAAGTGCGCAGGCTCTGGGAAGCGATTGGCGTACAGGTCAGCCGTCTGATTCGAATACGATACGGTGATATAAAATTGCCAAAAGGGTTGCCTCGTGGCGGATGGAAAGAGATGGATATCAGTACTATTCATTATTTACGGGAGCTGGTGGGGTTAAAAAAAGACATCACCAATACACTGCTTATTGAAAAAAAAGAGCAGCGATTTTTTAAACCTCGTCAAATTCGTCGCGCTGTTAAACGACATGTGATGTCCTCTACACGGAGTTTTAAAAAGAAAAATTAG
- the prfC gene encoding peptide chain release factor 3, with protein sequence MNSKFIKQIQKRRTLAIISHPDAGKTTITEKVLLFGQAIQIAGTVKGRGSNQYAKSDWMEIEKQRGISITTSVMQFPYKGCMINLLDTPGHADFSEDTYRTLTAVDCCLMVIDTAKGVEERTRKLMEVTRLRHTPILTFMNKLDRDIRDPIDILDEIEKELKIACSPITWPVGSGRYFKGVYHLYEDKTYLYQTGKGHTIQKIKSIEGLNNPELEVVLGEDVATQLRQELELIKGASHKFDLNAFLSGQLTPVFFGTALGNFGVDHILDALVTWSPSPTEREAEQRKVFAEEEKLTGFIFKIQANMDPKHRDRIAFMRIVSGSYKKGMKLFQVRTQKELMVSDALTFMAGDRTQAEDSFPGDIIGLHNHGTIQIGDTFTQGETLKFTGIPHFAPELFRQIRLSDPLKQKQLLKGLIQLSEEGAVQIFRPLSNNNMILGAVGALQFDVVVSRLKNEYHVSAVYDVVNICTVCWVSCYEKKEWAEFTKKNENNLALDGGNHLSYLAPTLVNLRMVQERHPKIIFRKIREQ encoded by the coding sequence ATGAATTCAAAATTTATTAAACAAATTCAAAAACGTAGAACTCTAGCCATTATTTCCCATCCTGATGCAGGTAAAACCACTATCACAGAAAAAGTCTTGTTATTTGGACAAGCCATTCAAATTGCGGGCACGGTCAAAGGCCGAGGCTCGAATCAGTACGCAAAATCCGATTGGATGGAAATAGAAAAACAACGAGGCATTTCCATCACCACTTCGGTGATGCAGTTTCCTTATAAAGGATGCATGATTAACTTGCTGGATACCCCAGGCCATGCGGATTTTTCTGAAGACACTTATCGCACTTTAACAGCAGTAGACTGCTGTTTAATGGTGATTGATACCGCGAAAGGGGTAGAAGAACGGACTCGAAAGTTGATGGAAGTCACCCGGCTACGTCATACCCCCATTTTAACCTTCATGAATAAATTAGATCGTGATATTCGTGATCCCATAGATATTTTGGATGAAATAGAAAAAGAATTAAAAATTGCCTGTTCGCCTATTACTTGGCCTGTGGGATCGGGCCGATATTTTAAAGGTGTTTATCATTTGTATGAAGATAAAACCTATCTGTATCAAACAGGAAAAGGTCACACTATTCAAAAAATAAAGAGCATCGAGGGTTTAAATAATCCTGAGTTGGAAGTTGTCCTGGGAGAAGATGTTGCAACCCAATTACGACAGGAACTTGAGCTCATCAAAGGGGCATCTCATAAATTTGATCTAAACGCTTTTTTATCTGGTCAATTGACGCCTGTTTTTTTTGGCACTGCACTGGGCAATTTTGGGGTGGATCATATACTGGATGCTTTGGTGACATGGTCTCCATCGCCGACAGAGCGTGAAGCTGAGCAACGTAAGGTGTTTGCAGAAGAAGAAAAATTAACGGGATTTATCTTTAAAATACAGGCAAATATGGATCCGAAACATCGAGATCGCATCGCTTTTATGCGTATTGTTTCTGGATCTTATAAAAAGGGCATGAAATTATTTCAAGTGCGTACTCAAAAAGAGCTCATGGTCTCAGATGCACTCACTTTTATGGCAGGTGATCGCACACAGGCTGAAGACTCTTTTCCTGGTGATATTATTGGCTTGCATAACCACGGCACCATTCAAATTGGCGATACCTTCACGCAAGGTGAAACCCTAAAATTTACAGGCATTCCTCATTTCGCGCCTGAATTATTTCGTCAAATTCGCCTCAGCGATCCTCTTAAACAGAAACAGCTTTTAAAAGGCTTGATCCAACTGTCAGAAGAAGGGGCCGTACAAATTTTTCGGCCTCTTTCGAATAACAATATGATTTTAGGTGCTGTAGGAGCACTGCAATTTGATGTTGTCGTTTCGCGTTTAAAAAACGAATACCATGTTTCTGCAGTTTATGATGTGGTGAACATCTGCACAGTGTGTTGGGTCTCTTGCTATGAGAAGAAAGAATGGGCGGAATTTACAAAGAAAAACGAGAACAATTTAGCGTTAGATGGAGGTAATCATCTGAGCTATCTGGCGCCGACCTTAGTCAATCTTCGAATGGTTCAAGAACGTCATCCCAAAATCATTTTTAGAAAAATACGAGAACAGTGA
- the hemE gene encoding uroporphyrinogen decarboxylase: MKILKNDAYIRALLRESVDITPVWMMRQAGRYLPEYKKIRAQAGDFMSLCKNTQLACEVTLQPLRRYPLDAAILFSDILTIPDAMGLGLYFTTGEGPKFHFPIRMKADIEKLPIPDPEKELRYVMDLARTVRKELAGTVPLIGFAGSPWTIATYMVEGGSSKIFSRLKAMLYTEPATLHLLLNKLTQTVILYLNAQIQAGVQSIMIFDTWGGVLSGENYRIFSLNYMHQIIEGLTRENEGCKIPVTLFTKGGGQWLEAIAETGCDAIGLDWTTDIGEARHRVGDKVALQGNMDPAVLYAPAPIIEKEVASILGAFGKGTGHIFNLGHGVHQDTPPEHVRIFVDAVHRLSKNDAASG, encoded by the coding sequence ATGAAAATCTTAAAAAATGACGCTTATATTCGGGCGTTATTGCGAGAATCCGTTGATATAACGCCTGTTTGGATGATGCGTCAAGCTGGGCGCTATTTACCTGAATACAAAAAAATACGAGCGCAAGCGGGCGATTTTATGTCTCTGTGTAAAAACACACAATTGGCTTGTGAAGTCACCCTTCAGCCCTTACGTCGCTACCCATTAGATGCGGCTATTTTATTTTCTGATATTTTGACGATTCCCGATGCCATGGGATTGGGACTTTATTTTACAACAGGCGAAGGCCCAAAGTTTCATTTTCCTATTCGCATGAAAGCGGACATAGAAAAACTCCCTATTCCTGATCCAGAAAAAGAATTGCGATATGTGATGGATTTAGCACGCACTGTTCGAAAAGAATTGGCAGGCACGGTGCCTTTGATTGGATTTGCAGGCAGCCCTTGGACAATAGCGACCTATATGGTCGAAGGTGGGAGCAGCAAAATCTTCAGTCGATTGAAGGCCATGCTTTATACCGAACCGGCCACCTTGCATCTATTGTTGAATAAACTGACTCAGACTGTGATCCTCTATCTGAATGCACAAATTCAAGCAGGCGTTCAATCTATTATGATATTCGATACCTGGGGCGGGGTATTAAGCGGAGAAAATTATCGTATTTTTTCATTAAATTACATGCATCAGATTATTGAGGGCCTAACGCGGGAAAATGAAGGTTGCAAAATACCGGTGACCTTATTTACTAAAGGCGGCGGACAGTGGTTAGAAGCCATCGCAGAAACGGGTTGTGATGCGATAGGACTCGATTGGACAACCGACATTGGAGAGGCCCGTCACCGTGTAGGAGACAAGGTTGCATTACAAGGAAATATGGATCCCGCTGTTTTGTATGCCCCAGCACCTATTATTGAAAAAGAAGTCGCCTCTATTTTAGGGGCTTTTGGAAAAGGAACGGGGCATATTTTTAATTTAGGCCACGGCGTTCATCAAGACACCCCCCCAGAGCACGTGCGTATATTTGTAGATGCGGTACATCGTTTATCAAAAAATGACGCTGCGTCAGGATAG
- a CDS encoding porin yields MKRHLLAVMIPVLLASGTVNAVEIYNKEGNKLNLYGMIDARHQFSSYGGEDGDKSYIQFGLKGETQINHDIKAYGQWEYEITASDTESQGSKRNKTRLAFVGIETAYGSIDYGRNYGVLYDIASYTDVLPVFGDNFAITDNYMNKRATGLLTYRNKDFFGLVDGLSFAIQYQGKNENGRRKSDVPDKETLQQNGDGWAVSSTYDVGYGIDFGAGYSISNRTNQQRNLSPGRQAQAWDVGAKYDLNNIYLAAVYSETRNMTPYGNDSDLKIAKKAQNIELVAQYQFDFGLRPSLAYVQSKGKGLIVSDEKTTNKDLLKYISIASYYNFNKNFSTYVDYKINLLKKDDDFNKQNGINTKDVIGAGIVYQF; encoded by the coding sequence ATGAAACGTCATCTTCTTGCAGTCATGATTCCTGTTTTATTAGCGTCCGGTACTGTAAATGCCGTAGAAATTTACAATAAAGAGGGAAATAAACTCAATTTATACGGTATGATCGATGCTCGTCATCAATTTTCTTCATATGGTGGAGAAGATGGAGATAAATCCTACATTCAGTTCGGCCTTAAAGGTGAAACTCAGATTAATCATGACATCAAGGCTTATGGGCAATGGGAATACGAAATCACAGCCAGCGATACTGAATCTCAAGGCAGCAAACGGAATAAAACACGTTTGGCTTTTGTTGGTATCGAGACTGCATATGGATCCATTGACTACGGCCGTAATTATGGCGTTTTATACGACATTGCTTCATATACGGACGTCTTACCGGTTTTTGGTGACAACTTCGCTATCACAGATAATTACATGAATAAACGGGCAACTGGTTTGCTGACTTATCGTAACAAGGACTTTTTTGGCTTGGTAGATGGGTTGAGTTTTGCCATTCAGTATCAAGGTAAAAATGAAAATGGCAGAAGAAAATCAGATGTTCCTGATAAGGAAACTTTGCAACAAAATGGCGATGGGTGGGCGGTTTCTTCTACTTATGATGTAGGCTATGGCATTGATTTTGGTGCGGGATATTCTATTTCTAATCGAACCAATCAACAAAGGAATTTGAGTCCAGGTAGACAGGCTCAAGCTTGGGATGTCGGTGCGAAGTACGACTTAAACAATATCTATTTGGCGGCGGTGTACTCAGAAACCAGAAATATGACCCCTTATGGCAATGATAGTGATTTAAAAATTGCTAAAAAAGCACAAAATATTGAATTAGTTGCTCAATATCAATTTGATTTTGGTTTGCGTCCTTCTTTGGCCTATGTTCAATCCAAGGGTAAAGGTTTAATTGTTTCAGACGAAAAAACCACAAATAAAGATTTATTAAAATATATTTCAATTGCTTCTTACTACAATTTCAACAAAAATTTCTCCACTTATGTCGATTATAAAATCAATCTGTTAAAGAAGGATGATGATTTTAATAAGCAAAATGGGATTAATACCAAAGATGTGATTGGTGCCGGTATAGTTTATCAGTTCTAA
- a CDS encoding phage integrase Arm DNA-binding domain-containing protein, translating to MEKIQGPNRKNGRDLSPHLHVRHQGYYCYRDPRTGKEYGLGKEKRMAINEAISANRQICDAPVSLNDRINEVKALSMTEWMEQFTKK from the coding sequence ATGGAGAAAATACAGGGCCCGAACAGGAAAAACGGCCGGGACCTCTCTCCTCATCTGCATGTTCGTCATCAGGGCTACTACTGCTACCGAGACCCACGGACGGGGAAAGAATATGGATTAGGAAAGGAAAAGCGAATGGCCATCAATGAAGCCATTTCCGCCAATCGGCAGATTTGTGACGCCCCTGTGAGCCTGAACGACAGAATCAACGAAGTGAAGGCGCTCTCGATGACAGAATGGATGGAACAATTTACAAAAAAATGA
- a CDS encoding IS3 family transposase, whose amino-acid sequence MSQPTFKPELKREVAHLVIEQNYPFRQGSEAMGVSISALRDGVKRAMSEKRGQTISQGKTMTADQQRIQELEARLRKVEREKDILKKASALLMSDFYNR is encoded by the coding sequence ATGTCTCAGCCAACATTTAAACCAGAATTGAAACGCGAAGTAGCCCATCTGGTTATCGAACAAAATTACCCGTTTCGTCAAGGCAGTGAAGCCATGGGTGTGAGTATCAGCGCCCTCCGTGATGGGGTGAAGCGGGCAATGAGCGAAAAAAGAGGACAAACTATTTCCCAGGGTAAAACAATGACAGCAGACCAACAACGGATTCAAGAGCTGGAAGCCAGACTCCGCAAGGTTGAACGGGAGAAAGATATCCTCAAAAAGGCTTCAGCTCTCTTAATGTCAGACTTTTACAATCGATAA
- a CDS encoding IS3 family transposase translates to MMREAGIESKPRQPRYQPSGKKAVYAPEHLNREFTVKAPNQVGCGDVTDIWSGTCWLYLSVVLDLYARKILGGAFSTSPHSQLTQQALMLACESRGRPKNVLFHSDQGSHYSRLSYRPHLWQYQIKQPGKLLG, encoded by the coding sequence ATGATGCGTGAGGCAGGCATTGAAAGCAAGCCACGCCAGCCTCGTTATCAACCCAGTGGTAAAAAAGCCGTTTATGCTCCTGAACACTTGAATCGTGAGTTTACCGTCAAGGCACCCAATCAGGTGGGGTGTGGCGATGTTACTGACATTTGGTCCGGTACTTGCTGGCTTTATCTCTCGGTTGTACTCGACTTATATGCAAGAAAAATCCTGGGGGGGGCTTTTTCCACTTCTCCCCACAGTCAACTGACTCAACAGGCACTCATGTTAGCTTGCGAATCACGGGGAAGACCGAAAAATGTCCTCTTTCATTCAGACCAGGGGAGTCATTATAGTCGCTTATCGTATCGACCACATCTGTGGCAGTATCAGATAAAACAGCCGGGGAAACTGTTGGGATAA